The nucleotide sequence AGCACCTTGTTCTCGACCAGGTACAGCGTGGCAAGGTCGAACAGCGCGATGGGCCGCTCGTTCCCGGACCACGCGCGGTCCCACAGCCACCGCGACAACTTCCACCACGCCGGCCCGGCCAAGTCCTGGTAGCGGTAGCCGTCTTTGATCGCCTGCTGGTGGTCGCACCGGGTCCGCTCCGTCCCGTACCCGGCCAGCGCGGCGGGGGCGAGCCCGAGCTGCTCGGCGACGTACTCGACCACGGCGGGCGGGACGTGCTCGGGGTCATCGAGAAAGGGTGCCGAGGAAGCGCACGGTGCCGAGTTGGACGGCGTAGCCGAGCTGCGACCGCGCGCCGCGACACGCCATCGCGCGGCGTCGTGCGTCGCGGTCGAGCAGGAAGTACCCGGCCAGCTGCGCGTCGTCGGGCACCGCGGTGAACGTCCCATAGCTGCTGCGCTGCCCCTCGGTCAGGAACATGACCGGCATCGTGGCTCCCCCGCGGTGCGCCGTACGTGATCAATGGCGGTCACCCTAAGACCGGACCCCACGGAGATGCGGCGGGAAGTGTCCGCGTCGGCGGTTAGGGTCGCGATCATGGACATCAAGGAGACCAACCACGCGTGGCGGACAATGCTGGCCGACGGCGACCGTGTCGGCGTCGAACAGTTGCTGCGGCACGACACCCGACTTGCGCTGCTGGGGCACGAATGGTCCGGGTCTCTTCAGACGGCGGAGACGGCCGAACTTCGGGGGCTTGTGCTGCTTGGCGGCGACGGCGGCGTCCCTTTGGCGGCCGACTCTCCATGGCGCATACCGGCCAGCGCGGGCCTCGCCGACGCCCTGGAACACATCTGGGCACCGGTCGCCGGGAATTGCTCGGGTTTCCTCACGGCGCTGCGCGCGGAAGTGCTGGGCCTGGCGCTCGTCGCGATGGAGGGCAGGTACTTGCTCGGGTACCTGCACCT is from Yinghuangia sp. ASG 101 and encodes:
- a CDS encoding DUF4158 domain-containing protein; protein product: MPVMFLTEGQRSSYGTFTAVPDDAQLAGYFLLDRDARRRAMACRGARSQLGYAVQLGTVRFLGTLSR